In the genome of Roseofilum reptotaenium CS-1145, one region contains:
- the bioU gene encoding (S)-8-amino-7-oxononanoate synthase BioU — MNNQNIGVMHVGVLGFGGLGQAAAKVLAPKGEMRLTAVADHKGYAYNPEGLDGDVCAQVYGDRHSVGYLEPWGILSENSIADLIQQASVVDGYFLALPNLPNTFMADVARQFIASGWQGVLVDALKRTSAVEQLLELQDELQQAGITYMTGCGATPGLLTAAAALAAQSYAEIHSCKITFGVGIANWEAYRATIREDIAHMPGYDVEKARAMSDAEVEALLDKTNGILALENMEHADDIMLELAGICDRSCVSVGGIVDTRNPKKPLSTNVQITGRTFEGKISTHTFTLGDETSMAANVCGPAFGYLKAGISFHRRGIHGLFTAAEVMPQFVR, encoded by the coding sequence ATGAACAACCAAAATATTGGGGTGATGCATGTTGGTGTTTTGGGCTTTGGCGGTTTGGGACAAGCTGCGGCTAAGGTTTTGGCTCCCAAAGGGGAAATGCGGTTAACGGCGGTGGCTGACCATAAGGGCTATGCTTACAATCCAGAGGGGTTAGATGGGGATGTTTGCGCTCAAGTGTATGGAGATCGCCATTCTGTGGGATATTTAGAGCCATGGGGAATCCTGAGCGAGAATAGCATTGCTGATTTGATCCAACAGGCTTCTGTGGTAGACGGTTATTTTCTAGCGCTTCCCAATCTCCCCAACACTTTCATGGCAGATGTGGCTCGGCAGTTTATTGCCTCCGGTTGGCAAGGGGTGCTGGTGGATGCCCTCAAACGCACCAGTGCCGTAGAACAACTGCTAGAGTTACAAGATGAGTTGCAACAAGCTGGCATTACCTACATGACTGGATGTGGCGCAACTCCTGGTTTACTGACTGCTGCTGCTGCTCTAGCTGCCCAAAGTTATGCTGAAATTCATTCGTGTAAAATCACTTTTGGGGTGGGTATTGCCAATTGGGAAGCTTATCGGGCAACCATTCGCGAAGATATTGCCCATATGCCTGGCTATGATGTGGAGAAAGCACGAGCGATGAGTGATGCCGAAGTTGAGGCGCTCTTGGATAAAACTAACGGTATTCTGGCTTTAGAAAATATGGAACATGCCGATGATATTATGCTGGAATTAGCTGGAATCTGCGATCGCTCCTGCGTATCCGTCGGTGGTATTGTCGATACCCGTAACCCCAAAAAACCCCTCAGTACCAACGTCCAAATCACGGGACGCACCTTTGAAGGCAAAATTTCTACCCATACCTTCACATTAGGTGATGAAACCAGCATGGCGGCCAACGTTTGCGGGCCAGCTTTTGGCTATCTCAAAGCCGGAATTTCTTTCCATCGTCGCGGTATCCACGGACTCTTTACTGCTGCTGAAGTCATGCCCCAATTTGTCCGCTAG
- a CDS encoding Uma2 family endonuclease, translating into MDLVGEISDTTLSSDLDQKKHLYASFGILEYWVIDVKG; encoded by the coding sequence ATCGATCTGGTTGGTGAAATTTCCGATACCACCTTATCGAGCGATTTGGATCAGAAAAAACACTTGTATGCTTCTTTCGGTATCCTTGAATATTGGGTGATTGATGTTAAAGGATAG
- a CDS encoding DNA adenine methylase, protein MPQQAIAKSLDSQRRKGSSDNSLVQPFLKWAGGKRKLFPVIKKYIPQKYGQYYEPFIGAGAVLFSLQPAKSIINDTNPELINCYKIIRDDSDELLMACKEHERNNSKEYYYTLRSQDRCSTFKQLSPVERAARLIYLNKTCFNGLFRVNSKGQFNVPYGNYINPAIADPVTIKAVSAFLNRRSVRIYEGDFEDAVSTTKKGDLVYFDPPYYPISETSSFTGYSVDGFGQREQERLKLVCDRLSDQGCNVLISNSNAPLIRELYRDSRYEVVEVKASRAINAVGSKRGKILELLIYNKYECKPVEK, encoded by the coding sequence ATGCCACAACAGGCTATAGCAAAATCATTAGACTCTCAAAGGAGAAAAGGGAGTAGCGACAACTCCCTAGTTCAGCCGTTCCTAAAATGGGCAGGAGGGAAAAGAAAATTGTTCCCAGTTATCAAAAAGTATATTCCACAAAAGTATGGTCAATACTATGAGCCGTTTATTGGTGCAGGTGCAGTTTTGTTCTCACTTCAGCCAGCCAAGAGCATTATTAATGATACAAATCCTGAACTAATTAATTGTTACAAAATAATTAGAGATGATTCTGATGAACTGCTTATGGCTTGCAAGGAACATGAGAGAAATAACTCAAAAGAATATTACTATACATTGCGCAGTCAAGATAGATGTTCTACGTTCAAGCAATTATCACCAGTCGAACGAGCAGCACGGCTAATCTATTTAAATAAAACTTGTTTTAATGGATTATTTCGGGTGAATAGTAAAGGGCAATTTAATGTCCCCTATGGAAATTATATAAATCCTGCTATAGCAGATCCGGTTACGATAAAGGCAGTTAGTGCCTTTCTCAATCGCAGATCAGTTAGAATCTATGAAGGTGATTTTGAGGATGCAGTCTCAACTACAAAGAAAGGAGACTTGGTTTATTTTGATCCTCCATACTATCCCATTTCTGAAACATCATCTTTCACAGGATATAGTGTGGATGGTTTTGGGCAGAGGGAGCAGGAAAGACTGAAGCTAGTATGCGATCGGTTATCCGATCAAGGTTGTAATGTATTGATCAGCAATTCTAATGCTCCATTAATTCGTGAGTTATACCGCGATTCTCGCTATGAAGTTGTTGAAGTTAAAGCTTCACGGGCAATCAATGCAGTTGGCTCGAAAAGAGGGAAAATTCTAGAATTATTGATTTATAACAAGTATGAGTGCAAACCTGTTGAAAAATGA